DNA sequence from the Calidithermus timidus DSM 17022 genome:
GCACCACCACCAGCAGCGGCGCATCGAAGACCGAGGCGAAGTTGAGCCCTTCATGGAAATCGCCCTCCGAGGTCCCGCCATCCCCGATGAATACTGCCGCCACCGCATCCTTCCCCTGTAGCCGCAGGGCGTGGGCCACTCCGGCGGCTTGGGGTACTTGGGTGGCGATGGGGATATAGAACTGCACCATGTTCACTTCGGGCGGTGCCCCCCAACCGGCGGGATCGGCCCGCCAGCTCAGGATGAGTTTGCTCAGAGGCATTCCAAAGGTGATGGCTGCCGCCGTCTCACGATAGCTCGGCAGCAGCCAGTCGCGCGAGGGCTCTAAGCACAGCGCCACCCCCACCTGTGCCGCTTCCTGGCCGCGAAAAGGCGGATACACCCCCAGCCGTCCTTGCCGCTGCAGTACCAGCGCACGTTCGTCGAAGTGCCGCGCTCGCCTCAGGGCGCGGTAGCCCGACAGCAGCTCTTCCTCGCTCAGGGGTATGTCCCGCAAGGGTTTTCCGTCATCGTCAAGGTAGCGAACTGTATCCACGCCGATCAGTTTACCCTAACGCCCGTTAGGGGTTCGACCCGGTTATTCAAATAAAAAAATCACAAGCCAGACTTATCGTGAAATAAAGCACATAAAGCCTCCCCGCGCTCAGCCCTGGATCTTCAGGAAGCGCTCGAGCTGCTCCAACGCCCGCGCGATCTCCTCGGGGGCCTTGCAGAAGGCAAAGCGGACGAGCCCCTCGGGGGGTGGACTAGAGGCGTAGAAAGCGCTGCCGGGGATGAGGGCGACCTTGGCTTGCTGCACCAGGCTCTCAGCGCTCAAACCCGGCATGCGGGCGGTCAGGAAATAGGTGCCCGCCGGCTCGAAGACCTCCAGGCCCATGGCCTGCAGCCCCTGCGCGAGCAGGTCCTTGCGCTGGCGGTAACTCTCCCGAAGTTGCTGGTAAAAGCCCTCGGCTCGAGCGACGGGCAGGGCCTGGGCAACGGCGGCTTGTAGGGGGGCCGCCGAGCAGAAACTTGACCACTGGCGCATTCCGGTGACGGCGGGAGCCAGGCCGGGCGGGGTGACGATCCATCCGATGCGCCAACCGGTGGCCTCGAGCCGCTTTCCTGCCGAACCCACCGTGAACACCCGCTCAGGAGCCAGCGTGCGCAGGGGGGTGGGCGGTGCTCCGAAGTACAGCTCGTCATATACTTCGTCGCTGATGATCCAAAGCTCGTGTTTGCGGGCCAGGGCTACGATGGCCTCGAGCTCTTCCCGCGAGAAGATCGAGCCGGTGGGGTTGTAGGGGCTGTTGATCAGCAGGGCCCGGGTGCGCGGGGTGATGGCGCGCTCGAGTGCCTCCAGATCGAGTTCCCAGCCGTCCGTCAGGCGCATGGGCACCAGCACGGGCCTGGCACCCACCATCAGCGTTTGGGGCAGGTAGGCGTCGAAGTAGGGCTCGAGCATCACCACCTCGTCACCCTCGCCGTAGAGGGAGTCGGCCAGCGAGGACAGCGCCTCGGTGGCCCCGGCGGTGATCACGATGTCCTCGGGCGAGACCCCCAAATCCTCGGCCAGGGCCTCGCGCAGACTGGGCAGGCCGAAGGGCGGGGTGTACTGATCTACCTTTCCCACCGCCTTGCGGGCGGCCTCGAGCAAGAAGGCGGGCGGCGGGTTGGAGGGGAAGCCCTGGCCCAGGTTGATCGCGCCGTGCTGGAGGGCCAGGCGGCTCATCCGGGAGAAGATGCTCTCGGTGGTGATCTTGGTGCGGGGATGGAGCTCAGCGGGCATAGGTCAAGATAGCGCGTCTTTCAGCGGTTGTCGCCCTCGCCTTTGATCTGGCCGCGCTCGAGGCGGCTTTTGAGCTTTTCGAGGTTGGCCTCGGCGATCTCCTGCAGGCTCAAACCCAGCTCGGTGGCGATTTGAGCCAAGTACCACAGCACATCCCCCAGCTCCTGCTTCAGCGCTTCGCGGTCGGCCTCGCCGATCTGTCCACCCTTATCGCGAAAGAGCTTCTTGACCTTGCCGGCTACCTCGCCCGCCTCGTTGGCCAGGCCAAGGGTGGGGTAGACGATGGGGTGGTCGGTGTGGACCAGGTTCCAGGTCCTGCGCGACTCACGCTGGTAGTGTTCGAAGCTCTCCACCTTCACGCTTTCCCTCCGGGGGCGGCTTGCAGCAGCGCGATGAAGCTCTCGAGCTGCAGGCTGGCCCCGCCCACCAGCCCCCCGTCGATGTTGGGCTGGGCGAACAGGGCCGCCGCGTTGTCGGGCTTGACCGAGCCGCCGTAGAGGATGCGCACCCCGTCTGCGAAGGCCAGGTCGAAGCGGCGAGCGAACCAGGCGCGGATTTCGCGGTGCATGGCCTCGGCGTCC
Encoded proteins:
- the pdhA gene encoding pyruvate dehydrogenase (acetyl-transferring) E1 component subunit alpha — protein: MDTVRYLDDDGKPLRDIPLSEEELLSGYRALRRARHFDERALVLQRQGRLGVYPPFRGQEAAQVGVALCLEPSRDWLLPSYRETAAAITFGMPLSKLILSWRADPAGWGAPPEVNMVQFYIPIATQVPQAAGVAHALRLQGKDAVAAVFIGDGGTSEGDFHEGLNFASVFDAPLLVVVQNNGWAISVPTQKQMKVQRIALKAQGYGIPGVTVDGNDLVAVWTVARKAAARARAGEGPTLIEALTYRVAPHTSSDDPGRYRTEDEAEAWKKRDPIDRMRGCLLHLGLWDEEKERALSEELEAEFLTAVEEADQASEPRPWEIVEQVYAEMQPDQQAAWQYLHGGEA
- a CDS encoding pyridoxal phosphate-dependent aminotransferase, producing MPAELHPRTKITTESIFSRMSRLALQHGAINLGQGFPSNPPPAFLLEAARKAVGKVDQYTPPFGLPSLREALAEDLGVSPEDIVITAGATEALSSLADSLYGEGDEVVMLEPYFDAYLPQTLMVGARPVLVPMRLTDGWELDLEALERAITPRTRALLINSPYNPTGSIFSREELEAIVALARKHELWIISDEVYDELYFGAPPTPLRTLAPERVFTVGSAGKRLEATGWRIGWIVTPPGLAPAVTGMRQWSSFCSAAPLQAAVAQALPVARAEGFYQQLRESYRQRKDLLAQGLQAMGLEVFEPAGTYFLTARMPGLSAESLVQQAKVALIPGSAFYASSPPPEGLVRFAFCKAPEEIARALEQLERFLKIQG
- a CDS encoding nucleoside triphosphate pyrophosphohydrolase family protein; translation: MKVESFEHYQRESRRTWNLVHTDHPIVYPTLGLANEAGEVAGKVKKLFRDKGGQIGEADREALKQELGDVLWYLAQIATELGLSLQEIAEANLEKLKSRLERGQIKGEGDNR